One window of Komagataeibacter xylinus genomic DNA carries:
- a CDS encoding zinc-binding dehydrogenase yields MDRVRPRPVIDSVFPFARAREAFDHLMTGSHVGKIVIALSD; encoded by the coding sequence ATGGACCGCGTCCGGCCTAGGCCTGTGATCGACAGTGTGTTTCCCTTTGCTCGGGCAAGGGAGGCATTTGACCATCTCATGACTGGTAGCCATGTCGGGAAAATTGTCATTGCCCTCTCGGACTAA